One Cellulomonas soli DNA window includes the following coding sequences:
- a CDS encoding glycosyltransferase gives MSTSSPVSVRVVCVVYHPGQELEEFARSLRRTASGPVELVLVDNGEDHTVSRDVAERYDARLVVPGANLGYGGGGNAGADGSTTPWLVVANSDLVWQPGSLDALLAAGEAHPRAGSLGPALLNTDGTLYPSARELPSLRQGVGHALFAKLWPGNPWTRAYQARQEAVGEARAAGWLSGACLLLRREAFEQVGGFDESYFMFFEDVDLGDRLGRAGWTNLYVPAARVVHVGGTSWRARPAAMISAHHRSAGRYLTRRYPHWYQWPVRATVSVGLRLRERSELRAAAR, from the coding sequence ATGAGCACCTCCTCCCCCGTCTCGGTCCGTGTCGTCTGCGTCGTCTACCACCCCGGACAGGAGCTGGAGGAGTTCGCCAGGAGCCTGCGCCGGACCGCGAGCGGGCCCGTCGAGCTCGTGCTCGTCGACAACGGCGAGGACCACACGGTCTCGCGCGACGTCGCCGAACGGTACGACGCCCGCCTCGTCGTGCCCGGCGCCAACCTCGGGTACGGCGGCGGGGGCAACGCCGGGGCCGACGGCAGCACCACGCCCTGGCTCGTCGTCGCGAACTCCGACCTCGTGTGGCAGCCCGGTTCGCTCGACGCGCTGCTCGCCGCAGGCGAGGCGCACCCACGAGCGGGCTCCCTGGGCCCCGCGCTGCTCAACACCGACGGGACGCTGTACCCCTCGGCGCGTGAGCTGCCGTCGCTGCGCCAGGGTGTCGGGCACGCGCTCTTCGCGAAGCTGTGGCCCGGAAACCCGTGGACCCGCGCGTACCAGGCACGCCAGGAGGCCGTCGGCGAGGCACGGGCCGCGGGCTGGCTCTCGGGTGCGTGCCTGCTGCTGCGGCGCGAGGCGTTCGAGCAGGTCGGGGGCTTCGACGAGAGCTACTTCATGTTCTTCGAGGACGTCGACCTGGGCGACCGGCTCGGCCGTGCGGGCTGGACGAACCTCTACGTGCCCGCGGCCCGGGTCGTGCACGTCGGCGGGACGTCCTGGCGGGCCCGACCCGCCGCCATGATCAGCGCGCACCACCGCTCGGCCGGCCGCTACCTGACCCGGCGGTACCCGCACTGGTACCAGTGGCCCGTCCGCGCCACGGTGAGCGTCGGCCTGCGCCTGCGCGAGCGGAGCGAGCTGAGGGCCGCCGCCCGCTGA
- a CDS encoding DUF5719 family protein — MSAAWVGRSVRVLSGVVVLAAAGAVVLAGVRVPADQAQPSGAGGREVAVAPAASTLVCAGPLVLPDGAGSGDADFDPVPVDPVTTVTGLAARTEGVGAGPVTATSLDGSGSTGASEASLPSGGGAFVVDRPTTPVVVVAEPTDVPARVAATSSTLVTAGDLRGLTAASCQAPATESWLVGGATVLSSTAHLLLDNAGTTPAEVLLQVWGPTGPVDLTGERYLVAPGAQEVVVLGGVAAEQRGLVVRVQASGGRVTAAVQDSALDGFTPVGTDLVVPGGAPATRQVVPGVAVTASQVDDAAAPVLRLLAPGDVATTAHVTLLGADGSMTLPGVEDVALAPGEVTDVPLGGLPTGAWTIVVDSPEPVVAAAEVTRTGTAGALDDVPPVDRAWAASVIGADDALVALPAQVSATVTLGAVPADLASGSGSASGTATLRVLGVDGDELVSEQLRIEAGSTLAVPVADLIENVSGTAAAVEVVGGDGVPLVWAVVLEVARPDGVLVSVVDPVPAGTTSPDVTVREGSRLTLP, encoded by the coding sequence GGGCGTCGTCGTGCTCGCGGCGGCGGGCGCGGTGGTGCTCGCTGGTGTGCGGGTCCCGGCCGACCAGGCGCAGCCGTCGGGTGCCGGCGGACGCGAGGTCGCCGTGGCACCGGCGGCGTCCACCCTGGTGTGCGCGGGGCCGTTGGTGCTCCCGGACGGCGCCGGGTCGGGGGACGCGGACTTCGACCCCGTGCCGGTCGACCCCGTCACCACCGTGACGGGGCTGGCCGCACGGACCGAGGGCGTGGGCGCCGGTCCGGTCACGGCCACGTCCCTGGACGGCAGCGGATCGACGGGCGCGTCCGAGGCCTCGCTGCCGTCGGGCGGGGGCGCGTTCGTGGTCGACCGGCCGACCACCCCGGTCGTGGTCGTGGCCGAACCGACCGACGTGCCGGCCCGGGTCGCCGCGACCTCCTCGACGCTCGTGACGGCCGGGGACCTGCGCGGGCTGACCGCGGCGTCCTGCCAGGCGCCGGCGACGGAGTCCTGGCTCGTGGGCGGCGCGACGGTCCTGTCGAGCACCGCGCACCTGCTCCTCGACAACGCCGGGACGACGCCCGCCGAGGTCCTGCTGCAGGTCTGGGGACCCACCGGCCCCGTCGACCTGACCGGTGAGCGCTACCTCGTGGCCCCGGGTGCGCAGGAGGTCGTCGTCCTCGGGGGTGTCGCCGCGGAGCAGCGCGGCCTCGTCGTGCGGGTGCAGGCCTCCGGCGGACGCGTCACCGCGGCCGTGCAGGACTCGGCCCTCGACGGCTTCACCCCGGTCGGGACGGATCTCGTGGTGCCCGGTGGTGCCCCTGCGACGCGTCAGGTCGTGCCGGGTGTGGCGGTCACCGCATCGCAGGTCGACGACGCCGCGGCACCGGTGCTGCGGCTCCTGGCTCCCGGCGACGTCGCGACGACCGCGCACGTGACGTTGCTGGGTGCCGACGGCTCCATGACGCTGCCGGGCGTCGAGGACGTGGCGCTCGCCCCCGGCGAGGTCACCGACGTGCCGCTCGGTGGGTTGCCCACGGGCGCCTGGACGATCGTGGTGGACTCGCCCGAGCCGGTGGTCGCCGCGGCCGAGGTGACACGGACCGGTACGGCCGGTGCCCTCGACGACGTGCCGCCGGTCGACCGGGCCTGGGCGGCGTCCGTGATCGGCGCCGACGACGCGCTCGTGGCCCTGCCCGCCCAGGTCTCGGCGACGGTCACGCTCGGTGCGGTGCCCGCGGACCTGGCCTCGGGGTCCGGCTCGGCGTCGGGGACCGCGACGCTGCGCGTCCTGGGGGTCGACGGTGACGAGCTGGTCTCGGAACAGCTGCGCATCGAGGCCGGATCGACGCTCGCCGTCCCGGTCGCCGACCTGATCGAGAACGTCTCGGGGACGGCGGCCGCCGTCGAGGTCGTCGGCGGTGACGGGGTCCCTCTCGTCTGGGCGGTCGTGCTCGAGGTCGCGCGGCCCGACGGGGTGCTGGTCTCCGTCGTCGACCCGGTTCCAGCCGGCACCACGTCACCGGACGTCACGGTGCGTGAAGGGTCGCGGCTCACCCTGCCGTGA